From a region of the bacterium genome:
- the istA gene encoding IS21 family transposase, whose amino-acid sequence MERTVIKYLRKKGKKYKEIGEEIGCHRATASKVMKDPVDKKYKRPAVENQVTPYRKEIEEWINKGIKVNRMMEKAREELDPPYKGSRSVFYEQVSKIKKELKEKHLETFIRFEGLAGEYLQIDWGEVRDFPFINKERQTRYIFAARLKYSRVIYAEFQKDMKLETLIRCIIRAFEYIGGIPWTCAFDNMKTVIIGRDEEGKPIWNEGFKKFSVDMDFYRHICDPYSGNQKGSVENLVKTVKGNFVGGREFVDDGDLSNRCKEWLKKINSNPCQAHNRIPFELLPEEQKKFTPLQTNSKDYGIMTVCKVNQESRIHLENNIYSVPAKYVNQAIIVRITEDRILIHDPKGTECVAEHRRRFGKGEKVIVPSHYEEVLIRKPKGRAMLYRDHLINQDEQIYNFISNLCRRRRGVEAFGPDMIKMYELYNRHGKDEFLAAIALSSEWECYGSEYLEYLLEIPSHGNRQELLPLRGLPFQKEIDRPMEVYLNYVEGGIK is encoded by the coding sequence ATGGAAAGAACCGTAATAAAATATCTAAGAAAAAAAGGAAAAAAGTATAAAGAAATAGGAGAAGAGATAGGTTGCCATAGAGCAACTGCATCAAAAGTAATGAAAGACCCTGTAGATAAAAAATACAAAAGACCGGCAGTAGAGAATCAAGTAACCCCTTACAGAAAAGAAATAGAAGAATGGATAAATAAGGGAATAAAAGTAAATCGAATGATGGAGAAAGCGCGAGAAGAGTTAGACCCTCCATATAAAGGAAGTCGAAGTGTATTTTATGAACAGGTGTCAAAAATAAAAAAAGAACTAAAAGAAAAACATCTTGAAACATTTATAAGGTTCGAAGGATTAGCGGGAGAATATCTTCAGATTGATTGGGGAGAAGTGCGAGACTTTCCGTTTATAAATAAAGAAAGACAGACACGTTATATATTCGCAGCTCGATTAAAGTATAGCCGCGTAATATATGCTGAATTTCAAAAAGACATGAAACTTGAAACTCTGATAAGATGTATAATAAGGGCTTTTGAATATATAGGAGGAATACCGTGGACTTGTGCCTTTGATAACATGAAGACAGTAATAATAGGAAGAGATGAAGAAGGGAAACCAATCTGGAATGAAGGATTTAAGAAGTTTTCAGTAGATATGGATTTCTATCGTCACATATGTGATCCTTATAGCGGAAATCAGAAGGGCAGCGTAGAAAATCTGGTAAAAACGGTAAAGGGAAATTTTGTAGGAGGCCGTGAATTTGTAGATGATGGAGACCTTTCAAACCGTTGTAAGGAATGGTTGAAAAAGATAAATAGCAATCCGTGCCAGGCTCATAATAGAATACCGTTCGAATTATTGCCTGAAGAACAGAAGAAATTTACCCCCCTTCAGACGAATTCAAAAGATTACGGAATTATGACAGTATGTAAAGTCAATCAGGAAAGCCGCATACATTTAGAAAATAATATATATTCCGTTCCTGCGAAATATGTAAATCAGGCAATAATAGTCCGTATAACGGAAGACCGGATTCTTATACACGATCCGAAAGGGACAGAATGTGTTGCAGAACACCGCCGCCGTTTTGGAAAGGGTGAAAAAGTGATAGTTCCTTCTCATTATGAAGAAGTGTTAATAAGAAAGCCAAAAGGAAGAGCCATGCTCTACAGAGATCATCTGATAAATCAGGATGAGCAGATATATAATTTTATATCCAATTTATGCCGCCGCCGGAGAGGAGTAGAAGCCTTTGGCCCAGATATGATAAAGATGTATGAACTATATAACAGACACGGCAAAGATGAATTTCTTGCAGCTATAGCCCTTTCATCGGAATGGGAATGTTATGGTTCTGAATATCTGGAATATCTCCTGGAGATTCCGTCACATGGGAACAGACAGGAATTGTTACCATTAAGAGGGCTGCCGTTCCAAAAAGAAATTGACCGCCCTATGGAAGTTTACCTGAACTATGTGGAAGGCGGTATAAAATGA
- the istB gene encoding IS21-like element helper ATPase IstB, producing MMEVLLNNLKLNRIKEVYSDWIEKAAKENMGYGDFLRGLLQEEVLFREERGIRRRLRMAGFPYEKTIEQFDFRFRPELQRQVFLTYLENTFINQGRTLCLIGPAGLGKTHLSIAIGIKHLTQGYDVRFFTVQSLMNRILQVKNIYERQKEIKLLIKCDLLILDELGYLALNSDIGPILYEIVAGRYEKKPLIITSNKSLVEWGNILQDSSLAAALVDRLLHHGEVYYLSGESYRLRGKKITSFSDRENKEKKSNDVNV from the coding sequence ATGATGGAAGTTCTACTTAATAATCTAAAATTAAACAGAATAAAAGAAGTATACAGTGATTGGATAGAAAAAGCTGCTAAAGAAAATATGGGATATGGAGATTTCCTTCGCGGACTTTTACAGGAAGAAGTCTTATTCCGGGAAGAAAGAGGAATAAGAAGAAGATTGCGTATGGCCGGATTTCCTTATGAAAAAACGATAGAACAATTTGATTTCCGTTTCAGGCCGGAATTACAAAGACAGGTATTTTTGACCTATCTGGAAAATACTTTCATCAATCAGGGTAGAACTCTTTGTCTGATAGGTCCTGCAGGTCTGGGGAAAACACATCTGTCTATTGCTATAGGTATAAAACATCTTACCCAGGGATATGATGTAAGATTTTTTACTGTTCAATCTTTAATGAATAGAATACTGCAGGTAAAAAATATTTACGAAAGGCAAAAAGAAATCAAGTTATTGATAAAATGCGACCTCCTTATACTGGATGAACTTGGATACCTTGCTCTTAATTCTGATATAGGTCCTATATTATATGAAATAGTAGCAGGTAGGTATGAGAAAAAACCTTTAATTATTACGAGTAATAAGAGTCTTGTAGAATGGGGGAATATACTCCAGGATTCTTCTCTTGCTGCAGCTCTTGTTGACAGATTACTCCATCATGGAGAAGTTTATTATCTGTCAGGAGAGAGTTACCGCCTTCGTGGGAAAAAGATTACTTCTTTCTCTGACAGAGAAAATAAAGAGAAAAAATCCAATGATGTTAACGTATAA
- a CDS encoding helix-turn-helix transcriptional regulator, with protein sequence MKSELIIKDEDRFVATLKFILCVEQISQVQLAKKLGLTKQAINNKLNKDRLPRLDKLIKFLDGIGYQLVIRKSS encoded by the coding sequence ATGAAAAGTGAACTTATTATAAAAGATGAAGATAGATTTGTTGCCACTTTGAAATTTATATTATGTGTTGAACAAATTTCTCAGGTTCAACTTGCAAAAAAACTTGGACTTACAAAGCAAGCTATAAATAATAAACTTAATAAAGATAGATTGCCGAGATTGGATAAACTTATCAAGTTTCTTGATGGTATAGGTTATCAATTGGTTATCAGAAAAAGTAGTTAA
- a CDS encoding nucleotidyl transferase AbiEii/AbiGii toxin family protein: protein MPQSRPTKDMDFLGRFIFGDFDNIKKIVCHIITIQEPDGIIFFPDTVTAETIKKDQIYEGINVKLKAELAGAKKIISIDIGFGDKIFPGPIKVSFPVLLDFPVPEINVYSKESIIAEKFEAMVTLQLSNSRMKDFYDLWYLASTQTFNDRSLSISIYETFNKRQTSLENRKFIFTEKFKNDVSKQEQWRAFLLRNNLSSLEKFYEVIDKLELFLEPVCVYVNNDKDYMSWDNQLWKWVNR from the coding sequence ATACCTCAATCGAGGCCGACTAAAGATATGGACTTTTTGGGAAGATTTATATTCGGTGATTTTGATAATATAAAAAAAATTGTTTGCCATATTATTACTATTCAAGAGCCGGATGGAATTATATTTTTTCCTGATACGGTAACTGCTGAAACGATAAAGAAGGATCAAATCTATGAAGGTATCAATGTTAAGTTGAAAGCTGAATTAGCCGGAGCAAAAAAAATTATCAGCATAGATATTGGATTTGGAGATAAAATATTTCCCGGACCTATTAAGGTAAGTTTTCCGGTGTTATTAGATTTCCCTGTTCCAGAGATTAACGTTTATTCTAAAGAATCAATTATAGCAGAGAAATTTGAAGCTATGGTTACACTTCAATTATCGAACAGCAGGATGAAAGATTTTTATGACCTTTGGTATCTGGCTTCTACGCAGACTTTTAACGATAGGTCTCTCTCTATATCTATTTATGAAACGTTTAATAAAAGACAAACATCTCTTGAAAATAGAAAATTTATTTTTACGGAAAAATTTAAGAATGATGTATCCAAACAAGAGCAATGGAGAGCTTTTTTACTCAGAAACAATTTATCATCTCTGGAGAAATTTTATGAAGTCATTGATAAATTAGAATTATTCCTTGAGCCTGTATGTGTTTATGTAAATAATGATAAAGACTATATGAGCTGGGATAATCAGTTATGGAAATGGGTAAACAGATAA